A region of the Coleofasciculus sp. FACHB-T130 genome:
TTTCCTGTAGCACAGGTGTTTGTGACTGAGAACCAATGGAGCTTTCCGGTGAATCTGCCGTTGAGTTGGCTTGGTTTCCCTAGCAAACGCACTCACGTACTTCCGGAGAATAGCAAGGATGCGCCCTTTGCTGAGGACTTTAATTATGCAGTGCTGAGCATCGACCTGGGGCGAGGGTCCTTTGAAGAAGTGGCTTTATTGCACAAGCGATCGCGCACACTGCTGCTGACAGATTCGGTACTTTCCGTGCCAGAGTCTCCGCCAGAGATTGTCCAAGTTGACCCGTATCCCTTGCTGTTCCACGCCAGAGACAGCGCCTTGGAGCGGGTTGAAGATACTGAGGCGAATCGTCGCAAGGGATGGCAGCGCATTGCGCTGTTTGCTTTGTACCTCCGTCCCAGCGCCTTAGAAATGAGCGGGCAGGGGCAGGCTTTGCGCGATGCCCTGAAAGCACCGGATCGGTCAAAGAAGGCGTATTTTGGTTGGTTTCCCTTTAAATGGAAGGCTCAGTGGCAGCAGTCCTTTGAGGCGCTGCGAGGGGGTGGTCGCCCGTTCGTGGCACCGATTCTGCAATCGTTCATTTTCACCCAAGCGCCTCAAGCAGTCCTTGATTGGGCGGACGAGGTGGCAAGCTGGAATTTCCAGCGAATTATTCCCTGCCACTTTGATGCGCCGATTGAGGCAACTCCCGATCAGTTCCGGCGGGCGTTCACCTTCCTGAAGAAGAAGTCTTCTATCGGTGAGGGTTTCTTAGGGGGTGGAAGTCAGCCGTTGCCGGAGGATGACTTTGAATTCATTAGAGAACTTGAAGAAAATTTGACTAAGCGCGGCATTACATCGCCACAGAAGGAAAAGGTATGAGGCGGTGATTTTTGCAATTAGGTTCTTAGCCTGAATATACTTCAATCACTATACCCCCAACCCTTCCTTCGTCAGCTCTGCATTTGATTCCATCTATATAGCAGAAGTGGCTTTTGTATTCTTCTTCGTCGTTGCTGTCTGCATAATATGCGATGTATCCACCTGACATGGAACTATTGTAAAAATGCAGTTTTCTGCCATTAATATCTGTCGCTTTACTGCGACAGTCACTACAAATGTATTCCGGGTATCTAAGAGAAGGAGTCACCTCAGCATGGCAAATGGGACAGGTTTGTGTAGTCATGCTCAAAACTGTTTCTATACTTGTATGACTATAGTCTCAACTTAATCAAAACAACTGCTCAATAAAACCAGCAGGAATATGTTGATTAAGTATTGCTGTAGGACTAATTACCCTGACTAACATAGGAG
Encoded here:
- a CDS encoding DUF4336 domain-containing protein, translated to MKASFGQGQDSLSIKPGDWSWPFWLAVPLYPYSRRRTLRKEVVKDTIWTFDQMQGILYTVVPIRMTVVKLSEGGLLVYAPVAATKECIRLVQELEAKYGDVKYIILPTASGLEHKVFVGPFARRFPVAQVFVTENQWSFPVNLPLSWLGFPSKRTHVLPENSKDAPFAEDFNYAVLSIDLGRGSFEEVALLHKRSRTLLLTDSVLSVPESPPEIVQVDPYPLLFHARDSALERVEDTEANRRKGWQRIALFALYLRPSALEMSGQGQALRDALKAPDRSKKAYFGWFPFKWKAQWQQSFEALRGGGRPFVAPILQSFIFTQAPQAVLDWADEVASWNFQRIIPCHFDAPIEATPDQFRRAFTFLKKKSSIGEGFLGGGSQPLPEDDFEFIRELEENLTKRGITSPQKEKV